From one Nilaparvata lugens isolate BPH chromosome 2, ASM1435652v1, whole genome shotgun sequence genomic stretch:
- the LOC111048337 gene encoding LOW QUALITY PROTEIN: lambda-crystallin (The sequence of the model RefSeq protein was modified relative to this genomic sequence to represent the inferred CDS: deleted 1 base in 1 codon) — MSTSKGKIGIIGSGLIGRSWSMLFAAAGYNVTLYDILPEQIETALVDLKEQLTKLEQKKLLRGTLNAQQQYSLITATTNLVDCVKDAVYIQECVPENIELKKTVFKNLDAVVDSKCVLASSTSTFVPSLFSADLAHKAQVIVAHPVNPPYYVPLVEIVPAPWTTKEVTEFTRKIMEDIGQAPVTLTKEIEGFALNRIQYAILNESWNLVKDGVLSVADIDKVMSAGLGMRYAFLGPLETAHLNAEGMENYCERYSKTIYSTSMSFQPVPKMEGPVMKEVSRQLNEMTPLDQLPARRAWRDNCLTKLSQLKHDLDSK; from the exons ATGTCTACTAGCAAAGGAAAGATTGGTATAATTGGAAG tGGCCTGATTGGCAGAAGTTGGTCAATGCTTTTCGCAGCGGCTGGTTACAATGTGACGCTGTACGACATTCTTCCCGAACAAATTGAAACTGCTCTGGTCGACCTCAAAGAGCAGCTCACAAAGCTTGAACAAAAGAAACTGCTACGCGGAACTCTAAATGCGCAACAACAGTACTCACTTATCACAG CCACAACCAACCTGGTAGACTGTGTAAAAGACGCCGTCTACATACAGGAATGTGTGCCCGAAAATATCGAGCTGaagaaaacagttttcaaaaatttgGACGCAGTAGTGGACTCGAAGTGTGTTCTGGCAAGTTCCACCTCCACATTTGTTCCGTCGCTGTTTTCTGCTGACCTTGCACATAAGGCTCAGGTCATCGTCGCTCATCCT GTAAATCCTCCTTATTACGTGCCTTTAGTTGAGATAGTTCCAGCACCTTGGACCACTAAAGAAGTGACAGAGTTCACAAGG AAAATCATGGAGGACATAGGCCAGGCACCGGTTACTCTCACTAAAGAAATCGAAGGATTCGCACTCAATCGAATTCA GTATGCAATTCTGAACGAATCGTGGAATCTAGTGAAGGATGGTGTATTGAGTGTGGCAGATATTGATAAGGTGATGTCAGCTGGATTGGGAATGAGATACGCATTTTTGGGACCATTAGAAACCGCTCATCTCAATGCTGAAG GCATGGAAAACTACTGTGAGCGCTACTCGAAAACTATCTACTCGACAAGCATGTCGTTCCAGCCGGTGCCGAAAATGGAGGGCCCAGTTATGAAGGAGGTGTCACGTCAGCTCAACGAGATGACGCCTTTGGATCAGCTGCCAGCCCGGCGGGCCTGGAGGGACAACTGTCTCACCAAACTGTCGCAACTCAAACACGATTTGGACTCGAAATAA